From a single Gavia stellata isolate bGavSte3 chromosome 5, bGavSte3.hap2, whole genome shotgun sequence genomic region:
- the LOC132317066 gene encoding inositol 1,4,5-trisphosphate receptor-interacting protein-like 1, with protein MVAAIALVLAVLAVQHGLKHDQQIDAAAAERMQQREEYLHEEMTRLLQEIERSRAAEEATLLSVLQQWPLWTVPGALLLLASACWVAREMKLASGSFSEEEDDEEEEEEEDLSGAHNGVGSLAVSTQLPIRGLPGTCKVLKELVGDLLGVCRVFCQGTSMPQMHPAMGMNGTYEAWSVQEDSIGYRLVVFLRPPPGHSFSLKLDTTGQLPARRSSIHVVLECMCSRKQLLGDILCSLHHPDDKLPTDQSSYFLRTLCTRSYLDVEKVAGWVQLLVRSAWPLLPQSHHCQLTVLPSSQSCRFQLTSTSEMNICAEMIFAVQQGSSDAYLSLEQAEASLASSAP; from the coding sequence ATGGTTGCGGCAATTGCCCTcgtcctggctgtgctggccgTCCAGCACGGGCTGAAGCACGATCAGCAGATAGATGCGGCCGCGGCCGAGAGGATGCAGCAGCGTGAGGAGTATCTGCATGAGGAGATgactcggctgctgcaggagattGAGCGGAGCAGGGCCGCGGAGGAAGCCACGctcctttctgtgctgcagcagtggcCGTTATGGACTGTTCCaggagccctgctcctgctcgcTAGCGCCTGCTGGGTGGCCAGGGAAATGAAGCTTGCCTCTGGCAGCTTcagcgaggaggaggacgacgaggaggaggaggaggaggaagacctCAGTGGTGCACACAATGGTGTCGGCTCTTTGGCTGTGTCCACCCAACTGCCAATACGGGGCCTGCCGGGCACGTGCAaggtactgaaggagctggtgggTGACCTCCTTGGTGTCTGCCGAGTGTTTTGCCAGGGGACTTCCATGCCGCAGATGCACCCAGCCATGGGGATGAACGGCACCTATGAAGCCTGGAGTGTCCAGGAGGACAGCATCGGCTACCGCCTGGTCGTGTTCCTGCGGCCACCCCCTGGGCACTCTTTCAGCCTGAAGCTGGACACCAcggggcagctgccagcaaggcGCTCCAGCATCCACGTGGTGCTGGAGTGCATGTGCTCGaggaagcagctgctgggggatATTCTGTGCTCTCTCCACCACCCCGACGACAAGCTGCCGACGGATCAGAGCTCGTACTTCCTACGCACCCTCTGCACACGCTCCTACTTAGACGTGGAGAAAGTCGCCGGCTGGGTCCAACTGTTGGTGAGATCAGCCTGGCCGCTTTTGCCTCAGTCGCACCACTGCCAGCTAACggtgctgccctcctcccagTCCTGCAGGTTCCAGCTGACAAGCACCTCCGAGATGAACATCTGCGCTGAGATGATTTTTGCAGTGCAGCAAGGCAGCTCAGACGCCTACCTGAGCCTTGAGCAGGCAGAGGCCAGCCTCGCCAGCAGCGCACCATGA